The Anopheles coluzzii chromosome 2, AcolN3, whole genome shotgun sequence genome window below encodes:
- the LOC120948544 gene encoding serine-rich adhesin for platelets isoform X2 → MEVANHRTEGKATSVSQRQQQQQQQQQYLSTAASTKSDGGEDRPGPPAAGVAGVAGAGAAATQQTSTTNSTTNTNLKYLHKKFKRIASATLAEEEEPQPQQQQAATTTTTTTTTTSSTTPSTTSSTSTTSNGRPDAAVDAVASAARPSVVSTCSANSFPPAGPPTTAATTRSYEPSSVVEASVADRVADESSQIVTVRTGSSSGETTEGSDRVLSVHSGPPSTPSVAVDKFGSSLAPPPPQPSVDRGGALIDITAAFDYHQQQQQQQQLHHQYHQLHPSLHPGVAAVAAFPPQSLLVHPHHQLLYGHHPQGPSAAQQQHQQQLQHPTSANSVAGSSSASSSSGSASGSSNSVSGNNSGSSISTHGAALLPPVPAVPSSGTSTSPIGENCDLGVGAVNRTSTLDKPVGGVQYVVSYPPPSQPHHLPHHHPSALLYVNGAAGGGGGAITPIPVRSAISSSSGASSGSPSPPTAGSGTLLSTNTTANSNNSNNAAAASTTTIISSSHASPTVAANSSGPATVTVTPTGRYVCPYCSMNCSKPSVLEKHIRRHTNERPFKCDLCGIAFKTKSNLYKHRRSRAHASKSQGEDPSSLGLLDEDGGSLGGSDIDDKELSNSGSEIMNYRGSPMDDRVNSPQQLLLEKPYKPKFHNAALYTRADGKPHIGLTSASHQPSVGSSSAHGGGSSNATASTVPHYLNGQNVESLEQHISKLISQNEAIVEVVEAPLQKKYHKITGISRGISVSGTSTPGSTSTTVSSNIGHGGGVGSGNSAIVPIQHAAASQDSASSRLANALLQKRQTEELQQLQLQQQQQQHLLHVQQQHHQQQYINYVQHQHQQQQQAQPNVINLTSKPGVTPKSMVMLQQQQQQLPPTHGSLIALGGIPPAVGSQLQQPHDLSNEPHENVALTGSNSSSMSHAANNYQPLNLTKANTAEPVPTIARATNPTPSPSVSSSLLVAIPAPTPPEDAPDAIQHQQQQQHHPLPPYRKRTREPSPVVVASSSSHPAAMSLPVSTVSNTSTVSVASSSSSVASQPPHVPLHIQVPTVPSTQLTSADRPHRPTPTPTPPLTVANHPQNPERSIIKDLLLNSRGFGVVQNPDGENGENLYTCKMCNWSFRDVDSLKYHMICYCQGSGSSLNSPSASSSAPISPVGSPSAAAASYIRSRSVSSLKNLARSSLNPPGRNPSSLCKLAKSQLTRPKVKPDNISLPAADSPSSSSSSSQTAGPAASGSKGGFVETVQNPLPSPGPLLGNTRLVESGKSPRKAASGGEASEGSSKRMRVASSVEPSTSSAIVSGSASNTLQLFGGEVEVVERSREGESKPNDTATAPANVLRYGSGGTFMQYNSGAELEDDESRQRELHFRRTLHSGGTLVEIAKQQEMPPAPRPRSNTAVAPKPVAAPPTHFHFPPINSITAYNPLTLPAAPAPGQASQIVHGGKLIPFVQGMPGPNTLSSAGAQMELMPTTRTSQAGPNTQSLLTIVVPGANGPANSGHDSSAMHYKTPHQMASSASLLATVGSRGPYAVTSVEQAPAPPQPPVVPVSLEPPKKAQKNGLTRSEIWSPAKQQSLEFSSPSPPAPKKSFNFTRMADNISPRKKETVTATKADEVRHFHFDSVIAKSDILIKPPPPPPPPPAAVSQDGSSSASQDTGLPAPPSKPNRFLRPNTLPLKPGTFTPKRHHGITPTNNTMPLISPETPRPSKSCRELYFNGHAYTNIGLKSSTKPFYCTVNKTQPFCFQTQKPLSMYSNWQVHPENDPHPLGLKQITVMSLYDSNQHRDRRYAIAGPKTVPLTVVSSSSSSSSSSGGSSSSKHIGAVALSSSPPCVRVSPVEVKSNVPCPPSYVLAALASQQPNNANASTPSSTLGQYDQHRRSLSPYSEKSKQSDVLTGGGGGDGGAVDRSSSRQQSRSASAERALSGGFESTEEYTYVRGRGRGKYVCNECGIRCKKPSMLKKHIRTHTDVRPYSCQYCSFHFKTKGNLTKHMKSKSHYKKCTELGLNPVPVHVDDDGADIDIEGDQQSISSERTSTIPGDSDTATDSDGDDTDDSEELKSRLPEHEAAEGLLSLSMTRPTSACSSLGTGPQPGAPGGGGGEPEAAAAYITQHINSYLTPEQQQRHGYAAAGSPKPRAQSPSVAVKSDPPRRIITYGGGPKLEFNLLKHEQYYSDPNVGKRRRDGDRPFPSASDEAAAQAGDADDEDDTARPIDLTKKPRTQSVVQQPSAASAQHQYDRAPPQPLAMVTPLQSQQAPIELHRQMAQIRYDREQILQPHPVAYEERHPAQQHQQQQQIHHQQVIVRVSDVLAPITGAANLLTTLVSNTDKIPFAMGPFEPTGGATPGGAGVDENAYFHEYLKERALQDTRIKQSQMKPSTIAGGIAMRDSHLQDPLAIHPMHEEVYRIVPQVAVPIIAAKATPPPAVIPPPALGATIPPSCPPTPTSVANSPVSVAAPTVATTSTERVYRIFSGKNERHRASPLAVESVARTEAKSPSLALVEQDKNKQSGEISVTSSIPTVASSRNDCPLVSENASPMDTLAEIAAGSVKLDVTRAQPIVEPEPTATSRPRCNSTNSTSTKVPPTVPLVPESAKTLASEYLKLAQAVTNVRKRTESESAVGTLGTVGSSDQEAASDSVPTSVPSAAASTTAQQQPPSAGSLLPPVPPTVAGPPQGGSGTGDVGASLVAPARKVVVVGEESFKTAGVRGGAGGEFVGTPPTAFTPMHQEDGGRPVCEICNKKFHKLSQLSIHMNIHYMERKYRCEPCGTSFRSQGLYLKHERSATHRNKVSMTTTFGVATDSNPRPFYCRDCEVGFRIHGHLAKHLRSKMHVLKLECLGKLPFGTYTEIERSGTNLTEIDTSDCENSLSSLKRLATRLNVKDPAKVLPGGGGNGSHGGGSSSSSSSSSSSSGGAGTAGGTSGNETDSCEDNEEDAAQPSLVNANGVNGSAAAERDDDQRNINNNVKRKADDKPGSDEAAAATEMKRARYGAEGMEGGVSVLQQAPVGGTSNHALSVEGAAANSNC, encoded by the exons ATGGAAGTAGCAAACCACCGCACCGAAGGCAAAGCGACGTCAGTGAGTcagcggcagcaacaacagcaacagcagcagcagtatttGTCCACCGCAGCGAGCACTAAGAGTGATGGTGGCGAGGACCGTCCGGGTCCACCAGCGGCAGGGGTAGCCGGAGTAGCAGGGGCAGGGGCAGCAGCAACGCAGCAGACTTCCACGaccaacagcaccaccaacacgaaccTCAAGTACCTGCACAAGAAGTTCAAGCGTATCGCGAGCGCCACGCTAGCGGAAGAGGAAGAGCcgcaaccgcagcagcagcaggcggcgacaacaacaacaacaacaacaacaacaacatcatccaCAACACCATCTACCACCTCGTCCACGAGCACCACATCGAACGGGCGACCCGATGCCGCAGTAGATGCCGTTGCGTCAGCAGCTAGACCGTCGGTGGTGTCCACATGTTCAGCAAACTCGTTTCCCCCAGCCGGGCCGCCGACTACTGCTGCTACGACGCGATCGTACGAGCCGTCGAGTGTCGTTGAAGCGAGCGTAGCGGACCGAGTCGCTGATGAATCGTCGCAAATTGTGACCGTGAggacaggcagcagcagcggtgagACGACGGAGGGCAGTGATCGCGTGCTCTCCGTGCACTCAGGCCCTCCGTCCACCCCTAGTGTTGCGGTGGACAAATTCGGTTCATCgctagcaccaccaccaccacagccgTCAGTTGATAGGGGTGGGGCTCTTATCGATATCACTGCCGCCTTCGATTatcaccagcaacagcagcagcagcagcagctccaccaCCAATATCATCAGCTCCATCCATCGCTGCATCCTGGAGTGGCGGCCGTCGCCGCATTCCCGCCCCAGTCGCTGCTCGTGCATCCGCACCATCAGCTGCTCTATGGCCACCATCCTCAGGGGCCATCCGctgcgcaacagcagcaccaacaacagctCCAACATCCAACCAGTGCAAACAGTGTAGCGGGCAGCAGTAgtgctagtagtagtagtggtagtgcgagtggtagtagtaatagtGTTAGCGGTAACAACAGTGGTAGTAGCATTAGTACGCACGGTGCCGCGCTGCTGCCACCAGTGCCGGCCGTACCATCGTCTGGGACGTCGACGTCCCCAATCGGCGAGAACTGTGATTTAGGTGTCGGTGCGGTGAATCGCACCTCCACCCTCGACAAACCGGTCGGCGGGGTGCAGTACGTGGTGAGCTATCCGCCACCGTCCCAGCCCCACCATCTTCCCCATCATCACCCTTCCGCACTGCTGTACGTGAACGGAGcagcaggtggtggtggtggcgctaTTACTCCGATCCCGGTACGGTCGGCCATTTCTTCGTCTTCCGGTGCGTCCTCGGGCTCCCCGTCTCCACCGACGGCCGGGTCCGGTACGCTTCTGAGCACCAATACCACCgcgaacagcaacaacagcaacaacgccGCGGCAGCATCGACGACGACCATTATCAGCTCCAGCCACGCATCGCCGACGGTGGCTGCGAACAGTAGTGGTCCGGCGACCGTCACCGTGACACCCACGGGCCGGTACGTGTGCCCGTACTGTTCGATGAACTGCAGCAAACCGTCCGTGCTGGAGAAACACATCCGACGGCACACGAACGAGCGGCCATTCAAGTGCGACCTGTGCGGGATCGCCTTCAAGACCAAGAGCAATCTCTACAAACACCGCCG CTCCCGTGCACACGCATCGAAAAGTCAGGGCGAAGATCCTTCCAGTTTGGGTCTGCTGGACGAGGACGGCGGTTCGCTTGGCGGGTCGGATATAGACGATAAGGAGCTCAGCAACAGTGGATCGGAAATC ATGAACTATCGAGGATCTCCAATGGACGATCGGGTCAACTCACCCCAGCAATTGCTGCTTGAGAAGCCGTACAAACCGAAGTTTCACAATGCCGCACTGTATACCCGGGCTGATGGTAAGCCACATATAGGACTTACTTCCGCATCGCACCAACCGTCTGTAGGATCGTCATCGGCACATGGAGGAGGATCGTCTAATGCTACGGCCTCGACAGTACCGCATTATCTG AACGGCCAGAACGTGGAATCACTGGAGCAACACATCTCCAAGCTGATCTCGCAGAACGAAGCCATCGTGGAGGTGGTAGAAGCACCGCTACAGAAAAAGTACCACAAGATAACCGGCATCAGCCGTGGCATTTCGGTAAGCGGCACAAGCACTCCCGGATCGACAAGCACTACCGTTTCATCCAACATCGGTCACGGCGGTGGAGTCGGTTCCGGCAATAGTGCAATCGTTCCGATTCAACATGCCGCCGCTAGTCAAGACAGTGCGTCCTCCCGTTTGGCCAATGCGCTGCTACAGAAACGACAAACTGAAGAGTTGCAACAGCTGCaactgcaacagcagcaacagcaacacctaCTACATgttcaacagcaacatcatcaacagcagTACATTAACTACGTACAGcatcaacatcagcagcagcagcaggcacagCCGAATGTGATAAACTTGACCAGCAAACCGGGCGTGACGCCAAAATCGATGGTCATgttacagcagcaacagcagcagttgcCTCCGACGCACGGGTCGTTGATTGCCCTCGGTGGCATTCCTCCGGCAGTTGGCAGTCAGCTGCAGCAACCGCACGATTTATCGAACGAACCGCACGAGAACGTGGCGCTGACAGGTAGTAACAGTTCCTCGATGAGCCATGCAGCCAACAATTATCAGCCACTGAATCTTACTAAAGCCAACACGGCCGAACCAGTGCCGACCATCGCTAGAGCAACGAATCCTACACCATCGCCAAGCGTGTCTTCGTCCTTGCTAGTAGCGATTCCTGCACCCACGCCACCGGAAGACGCGCCAGACGCAAttcagcatcaacagcagcagcagcatcatcctTTGCCTCCGTACCGCAAACGAACACGCGAACCATCGCCAGTCGTTGTAGCGAGCAGCTCTTCCCACCCTGCTGCCATGTCTCTACCCGTGTCGACGGTTAGCAACACTTCCACGGTCTCCGTCGCGTCTAGCAGTAGTTCCGTCGCATCGCAACCCCCTCACGTTCCGCTACACATTCAAGTACCGACAGTACCATCGACTCAGCTAACGTCTGCCGATCGGCCCCATCGACCGACACCAACGCCGACGCCACCACTGACGGTAGCCAACCATCCCCAAAATCCCGAACGCTCGATCATCAAAGATCTGCTGCTAAACTCGCGTGGCTTCGGCGTGGTACAGAACCCGGACGGTGAGAATGGCGAAAACCTGTACACCTGCAAAATGTGCAACTGGTCCTTCCGCGACGTAGACTCGCTAAAGTACCACATGATCTGCTACTGTCAAGGTAGCGGCAGCAGCCTGAACAGTCCATCCGCTTCCTCCAGCGCACCGATCAGCCCAGTTGGTTCGCCGTCCGCTGCGGCTGCCTCCTACATCCGCTCGCGGTCCGTGAGCAGCTTGAAAAATCTAGCCCGTTCTTCGTTAAATCCGCCCGGCCGCAATCCATCGTCGCTGTGTAAGCTTGCCAAATCGCAACTCACGCGTCCGAAGGTGAAACCGGATAACATTTCACTACCCGCGGCCGATTCACCGTCTTCTTCGTCGAGCTCATCGCAGACGGCTGGTCCTGCGGCTTCGGGGTCGAAAGGTGGCTTCGTTGAAACGGTTCAAAATCCTCTTCCCTCACCGGGACCACTGCTCGGCAACACACGTTTGGTGGAGAGTGGAAAGTCACCGCGTAAAGCCGCCTCTGGCGGCGAGGCAAGCGAAGGCTCTTCGAAGCGGATGCGAGTAGCTAGCTCGGTTGAACCTTCAACTTCTTCTGCCATCGTGTCTGGCAGTGCAAGCAACACTCTTCAGCTGTTTGGAGGAGAAGTTGAGGTGGTTGAACGTTCGCGTGAAGGTGAGTCAAAACCGAACGACACTGCAACGGCACCTGCCAACGTGCTGCGCTATGGATCGGGAGGAACGTTTATGCAGTACAACAGCGGCGCCGAGCTGGAAGACGACGAGTCTCGTCAGCGGGAGCTGCACTTCCGTCGAACCCTGCACTCCGGTGGTACGCTTGTGGAGATTGCAAAGCAACAGGAAATGCCCCCAGCGCCTCGACCCCGTTCAAACACGGCCGTCGCACCGAAGCCAGTGGCAGCACCGCCaacacattttcattttccacccaTCAATTCAATCACTGCGTACAATCCGCTAACGCTGCCAGCTGCTCCAGCCCCGGGCCAAGCATCGCAGATAGTGCACGGCGGAAAGCTGATACCGTTCGTTCAGGGTATGCCCGGGCCGAACACGCTTTCCTCCGCCGGTGCGCAGATGGAGCTGATGCCAACGACACGTACCAGCCAAGCGGGACCGAACACACAATCGCTCCTAACCATTGTGGTACCGGGAGCGAACGGTCCTGCCAACAGTGGCCACGACTCGTCAGCAATGCACTACAAAACGCCACACCAAATGGCAAGTTCCGCCTCGTTGCTAGCTACCGTTGGATCACGCGGTCCGTATGCGGTTACATCGGTAGAACAAGCACCTGCGCCACCACAACCACCGGTCGTTCCCGTGTCGCTGGAACCACCAAAGAAAGCGCAGAAGAATGGTCTCACCCGGTCGGAGATATGGTCACCGGCGAAGCAACAGTCGCTTGAATTCAGCAGTCCTTCACCGCCAGCTCCGAAGAAGAGCTTCAACTTTACGCGCATGGCCGATAATATCAGTCCGCGTAAGAAGGAGACGGTGACTGCAACGAAAGCGGACGAGGTTCGTCACTTCCACTTCGACTCGGTTATTGCCAAATCGGATATACTGATcaaaccaccgccaccgccacctccaccacctgCCGCTGTATCGCAGGATGGAAGCTCTTCGGCCTCACAGGACACCGGTCTTCCAGCCCCCCCTTCCAAACCGAACCGATTCCTGCGACCAAACACGTTGCCCCTCAAGCCAGGGACGTTCACGCCGAAGCGACATCATGGTATTACCCCCACCAACAACACGATGCCACTGATCTCGCCCGAGACGCCGCGCCCGTCGAAGAGCTGCCGGGAGCTTTACTTCAACGGCCACGCGTACACCAACATCGGGCTAAAGTCGAGCACGAAACCGTTCTACTGCACCGTCAACAAAACGCAACCGTTCTGCTTTCAGACGCAGAAGCCACTGTCGATGTACAGCAACTGGCAGGTGCATCCGGAGAACGATCCCCATCCGCTCGGGCTGAAGCAGATCACTGTGATGTCACTGTACGACTCGAACCAGCACCGTGATCGACGGTATGCTATTGCAGGGCCAAAGACCGTTCCATTGACTGtcgtgagcagcagcagtagtagcagtagtagcagtggtggcagcagcagcagtaagcaCATTGGAGCTGTCGCTCTGTCCTCTTCACCACCTTGCGTTCGTGTCAGTCCGGTAGAGGTTAAATCCAACGTGCCCTGTCCACCGAGCTATGTGCTGGCAGCCCTGGCATCGCAACAGCCAAACAATGCAAACGCATCGACGCCCTCGTCTACGCTCGGTCAGTACGATCAGCACCGCCGATCACTGTCACCGTACAGCGAAAAGTCGAAACAATCGGACGTGCTTACCGGGGGcggtggtggcgatggtgggGCAGTGGATAGATCATCGTCCCGTCAGCAGTCACGCAGTGCCTCGGCGGAGCGTGCTTTGTCCGGTGGGTTCGAAAGCACCGAGGAGTACACGTACGTCCGTGGTCGAGGTCGGGGCAAGTACGTCTGCAACGAGTGTGGCATCCGCTGCAAGAAGCCATCGATGCTCAAGAAGCACATCCGCACGCATACCGACGTGCGGCCGTATTCGTGCCAGTATTGTAGCTTCCA tttcaAAACGAAGGGCAATCTGACGAAGCACATGAAATCGAAGAGTCACTACAAGAAGTGCACGGAGCTGGGCCTGAATCCGGTGCCGGTGCACGTAGACGACGATGGTGCCGATATCGACATTGAGGGTGATCAACAATCGATATCCAGTGAGCGCACGtcgacgattccgggcgattcggATACAGCAACGGATAGTGACGGTGACGATACTGATGATAGTG AGGAACTGAAGAGCCGTCTGCCAGAGCACGAGGCTGCCGAAGGATTGTTGTCGCTCTCGATGACACGTCCCACGTCGGCCTGCAGTAGCCTGGGAACGGGCCCACAACCAGGTGCTCCCGGGGGCGGTGGAGGCGAACCCGAAGCAGCTGCGGCCTACATAACTCAGCACATCAATTCGTATCTCACACCGGAACAACAGCAACGCCATGGTTACGCCGCTGCAGGGTCTCCGAAGCCTCGCGCTCAATCGCCTTCCGTTGCAGTAAAGTCCGATCCACCGAGGCGCATTATAACGTACGGCGGTGGACCAAAGCTTGAGTTCAATCTGCTAAAACACGAACAGTACTATTCGGACCCCAATGTGGGCAAACGCAGACGCGACGGAGATCGACCCTTCCCGTCGGCTAGTGATGAAGCGGCAGCGCAAGCCGGAGACGCGGACGACGAGGATGACACAGCGCGACCCATTGATCTGACGAAGAAGCCGCGCACACAGTCGGTGGTACAACAACcttctgccgcttctgcacaGCATCAGTATGATCGGGCTCCGCCGCAACCGCTCGCCATGGTAACGCCGTTACAATCGCAGCAAGCTCCAATAGAGCTACACCGCCAAATGGCTCAAATTCGGTACGATCGGGAACAAATACTGCAACCCCATCCGGTGGCGTACGAAGAGCGTCATCCTgcacagcagcatcaacagcagcagcagattcaTCACCAACAGGTGATTGTGCGTGTTTCGGATGTGCTGGCGCCAATAACCGGTGCAGCCAATCTGCTAACGACGCTCGTGTCAAACACGGACAAAATCCCGTTCGCAATGGGACCGTTCGAACCGACCGGAGGGGCAACACCCGGCGGTGCCGGTGTTGATGAGAATGCATACTTCCACGAGTACTTGAAAGAGCGTGCACTGCAGGACACCCGCATCAAGCAGAGCCAGATGAAACCGAGCACAATTGCCGGAGGCATCGCGATGCGTGACAGTCATCTGCAGGATCCACTGGCGATTCATCCGATGCACGAGGAGGTGTACAGGATTGTTCCTCAGGTGGCTGTTCCGATCATTGCCGCAAAGGctacaccaccaccggcagtaATTCCACCACCTGCCTTAGGCGCTACCATACCTCCCAGCTGCCCACCGACTCCAACCAGTGTAGCAAACAGTCCAGTTTCGGTTGCTGCTCCGACAGTTGCAACGACATCCACCGAGCGCGTGTATCGAATCTTCAGTGGAAAGAATGAGCGTCATCGAGCGTCACCACTGGCAGTGGAAAGTGTAGCCCGTACCGAAGCGAAGAGTCCCTCATTGGCATTGGTGGAGCaggataaaaacaaacagtcCGGTGAGATATCTGTGACTTCCAGCATCCCGACCGTTGCTTCCTCCCGCAATGACTGTCCGCTGGTGTCGGAGAATGCCTCACCGATGGACACACTGGCCGAAATAGCAGCGGGTTCGGTAAAACTCGACGTCACACGAGCGCAACCGATCGTCGAGCCGGAACCAACGGCCACCTCGCGTCCTAGATGCAACAGTACAAATTCTACCAGCACAAAGGTACCGCCAACAGTCCCACTAGTGCCTGAAAGTGCTAAAACGCTCGCTTCCGAGTACCTGAAGCTGGCCCAAGCGGTGACAAACGTACGCAAGCGTACCGAAAGTGAAAGCGCCGTGGGAACGCTCGGAACTGTCGGCTCGTCTGACCAGGAAGCGGCGTCGGACAGTGTACCAACCTCGGTACCTTCTGCCGCTGCTTCTACGACAGCTCAGCAACAGCCACCATCCGCCGGCAGTCTTCTaccaccagttccgccgactgTTGCTGGACCGCCGCAAGGAGGAAGCGGCACGGGCGACGTCGGCGCAAGTCTCGTTGCCCCGGCCCgtaaggtggtggtggtcggtgAGGAAAGCTTCAAGACGGCCGGTGTTCGAGGTGGCGCGGGTGGTGAGTTTGTCGGCACACCGCCTACCGCCTTCACGCCCATGCACCAGGAAGACGGTGGCCGGCCGGTGTGCGAGATCTGCAACAAAAAGTTCCACAAGCTGTCCCAGCTGAGCATTCACATGAACATCCACTACATGGAGCGGAAGTATCGGTGCGAGCCGTGCGGTACCAGCTTCCGGTCCCAGGGGCTCTACCTGAAGCACGAACGTTCGGCGACGCATCGCAACAAGGTGTCGATGACGACCACGTTTGGCGTGGCGACGGACAGCAACCCGCGGCCGTTCTATTGCCGGGACTGTGAGGTCGGGTTCCGCATTCACGGCCATCTGGCGAAGCATCTGCGCTCGAAGATGCACGTGCTGAAGCTGGAGTGTCTGGGCAAGCTGCCGTTTGGGACGTACACCGAGATCGAGCGGTCCGGCACGAATCTGACCGAGATCGACACATCGGACTGTGAGAATTCGTTGTCCAGCCTGAAGCGGCTCGCGACGCGCCTCAATGTGAAGGATCCGGCAAAGGTTCTTCCCGGTGGAGGCGGAAATGGGTCGCACGGAggtggtagcagcagcagtagcagcagttcTTCCAGCAGTAGTGGTGGCGCTGGCACAGCCGGGGGCACGAGCGGGAACGAAACGGATAGCTGTGAAGATAACGAAGAAGACGCGGCCCAGCCGTCGCTGGTGAATGCGAATGGGGTGAATggcagtgctgctgctgaacggGACGACGACCAGcgcaacataaacaacaatgTGAAGCGAAAAGCGGACGACAAACCGGGCTCGGatgaggcggcggcggccaccGAGATGAAACGGGCACGATATGGAGCGGAAGGAATGGAAGGGGGAGTGTCGGTACTGCAGCAAGCTCCTGTCGGCGGTACCTCGAACCATGCTCTGTCGGTAGAGGGAGCTGCGGCGAATAGCAATTGCTAG